One genomic region from Shewanella aestuarii encodes:
- a CDS encoding aminotransferase class V-fold PLP-dependent enzyme, whose protein sequence is MTTSNLFDHNAIRSQFPVLSQMLGDNPLCYLDTAATSQKPQMVLDAMTAYYQFDNANVHRAAHQLAARATIQYEKVRQQVQDFINSPSLQQVIFTHGTTESINMVAHGLMDTLSKDDIILVDGAAHHANIVPWQALAKRVGAKVVAIPLDANGRIDQTAYDELLLTQPKLVALAHVSNALGTVNPINAMVAKAKAIGALTLVDGAQAVAHLAVDVQTLDCDYYVFSGHKMYGPTGIGILYGKLAALNMLTPMLTGGEMIKTVSFDGTTYGELPNRLEAGTPAIAEVMGFGAAITFLNSLPQAQLRQHEQQLLRYLQQQLSQLGDITLYGVDGGKESHENIGSVAFNLANEHHQDVSILLDQQGIAIRSGHHCAMPLMQSLQIKGCCRASIGLYSNKQDIDRFISAMAQVKSILL, encoded by the coding sequence GCTTGGTGACAACCCGCTATGCTATTTAGATACCGCCGCAACCAGCCAAAAACCGCAAATGGTATTAGATGCCATGACCGCCTATTATCAGTTTGATAACGCCAATGTGCATCGCGCGGCCCATCAACTGGCAGCAAGAGCCACCATTCAATATGAAAAAGTGCGCCAACAAGTACAAGATTTCATTAATAGCCCGAGTTTACAACAGGTTATTTTTACCCATGGCACCACTGAATCAATCAATATGGTCGCCCACGGGCTTATGGATACGCTATCTAAAGACGATATTATTTTAGTTGATGGCGCAGCACATCATGCCAACATAGTTCCATGGCAAGCTTTAGCTAAACGTGTTGGCGCAAAAGTGGTGGCAATACCTCTTGATGCCAATGGCCGCATTGATCAAACAGCCTATGATGAATTATTGCTAACACAACCTAAACTAGTGGCTTTAGCGCATGTGAGTAATGCGTTAGGTACAGTGAATCCAATTAATGCTATGGTGGCAAAAGCAAAAGCGATTGGTGCACTTACCCTAGTTGATGGCGCACAAGCTGTGGCGCATTTAGCTGTCGATGTTCAAACACTAGATTGTGATTATTATGTATTTTCAGGCCATAAAATGTACGGCCCAACTGGAATTGGCATTTTATATGGCAAGTTAGCGGCATTAAACATGCTCACACCTATGTTAACAGGCGGCGAGATGATTAAAACCGTGAGCTTTGATGGTACCACTTATGGCGAGCTACCAAATCGTTTAGAAGCCGGTACTCCCGCCATTGCCGAAGTAATGGGCTTTGGCGCTGCCATCACATTTTTAAACTCATTGCCACAAGCTCAATTACGCCAGCATGAGCAACAATTACTGCGCTATCTTCAGCAACAATTAAGCCAACTGGGCGATATTACCCTTTATGGTGTTGATGGTGGCAAAGAGAGTCACGAAAACATAGGCTCTGTGGCCTTTAATTTAGCAAATGAACATCATCAAGATGTGAGTATTTTATTAGATCAACAAGGCATAGCGATTCGCAGTGGTCATCATTGTGCAATGCCGTTAATGCAAAGCTTACAAATAAAAGGCTGTTGCAGAGCCTCAATAGGGCTATACAGCAACAAACAAGATATTGATCGCTTTATCAGTGCTATGGCACAAGTAAAATCCATTTTGTTGTAA
- a CDS encoding membrane dipeptidase yields MPHNMLTRRKLLKGLGAAALCSPFLVNQAWAARQQSLYVDGLSFLPDDIHDVKASKLSAFIADISDIEAIKQADGTTNYKRSYNACIQSIKKAKAIVDANPDVYLQGQTGLDIERAYDSERTAVYFQIQGADCVEADSSQTNWQQLNEFKDNGLRVLQLTHHYGNRFAGGALDNDGKTGLNLPLTPAGHELIEALNHRHMLIDVSHSSPQTALDTAKASKSPIVQSHGAVRSIVNHARCSPDEVIRAIADTGGVFGIFMMSFWLTNNPTPTIKDYIKQIDHVVRIAGVDSVAIANDYPLRGQENLLKLNNDNAEGVKEYLEWWHSLRAKNVLGFDIEPKHVVIPELNHIDRMSRIDDELKQARFKSSDRDRIMGGNWQRVLKQVLV; encoded by the coding sequence ATGCCCCATAACATGCTCACTCGCCGTAAACTATTAAAAGGCCTTGGCGCAGCAGCGTTATGCAGTCCATTTTTAGTGAATCAAGCTTGGGCTGCACGCCAGCAAAGCTTATATGTTGATGGTTTATCTTTTCTGCCTGATGACATTCACGATGTAAAAGCCTCAAAGTTATCAGCCTTTATTGCAGACATTTCAGATATTGAAGCCATTAAACAAGCCGATGGCACCACAAATTATAAACGTAGCTACAATGCCTGCATCCAAAGCATCAAAAAAGCCAAAGCGATCGTTGATGCTAACCCGGATGTGTATCTTCAAGGGCAAACAGGATTAGATATCGAGCGCGCATACGACTCAGAGCGCACCGCTGTGTATTTTCAAATTCAAGGCGCTGATTGTGTTGAAGCCGACAGCAGTCAAACCAACTGGCAGCAATTGAATGAATTTAAAGACAACGGCTTACGCGTATTACAACTGACTCATCATTATGGCAATCGTTTTGCTGGCGGCGCACTCGATAATGATGGTAAAACAGGATTAAATTTACCCCTAACGCCCGCTGGACATGAGTTAATCGAAGCGCTAAACCATCGCCATATGTTAATTGATGTTAGCCACTCTAGCCCACAAACCGCCTTAGACACAGCCAAAGCCAGTAAAAGTCCAATAGTACAAAGCCATGGTGCGGTAAGAAGTATTGTTAATCATGCCCGTTGCTCGCCCGACGAGGTGATTCGCGCCATTGCCGATACCGGTGGGGTATTTGGTATTTTCATGATGAGTTTTTGGCTAACCAACAACCCAACTCCAACCATCAAAGATTATATTAAACAGATAGATCATGTGGTTAGAATTGCCGGTGTCGACAGTGTTGCTATTGCAAATGATTATCCACTGCGTGGCCAAGAAAACCTGCTTAAACTTAATAATGATAACGCTGAAGGGGTAAAAGAGTATTTAGAATGGTGGCACAGCCTGCGAGCCAAAAATGTACTCGGATTCGATATCGAACCCAAGCATGTAGTGATCCCAGAGCTCAATCATATCGATCGCATGAGCCGCATTGACGACGAACTAAAACAAG
- a CDS encoding SufE family protein codes for MQNPLTPDASLFTPLDSELTQGVNLIEQATNWQEKYRQIMLLGKKLPNLAEELRLESAQVKGCESQAWLYHLQVNEQHFYLADSDARIVKGLIAVLLVATQGKTSQQIAAFDVNQYFDTLGLSGQLSPSRTNGLHALANVIKDSAA; via the coding sequence ATGCAAAACCCACTGACACCAGACGCGAGTTTATTTACCCCTTTAGACAGTGAACTAACTCAAGGGGTAAACCTGATAGAACAAGCAACTAATTGGCAAGAAAAATACCGTCAAATAATGCTGTTAGGTAAAAAGCTACCAAACTTAGCAGAAGAACTTCGACTTGAGAGCGCCCAAGTAAAAGGCTGTGAAAGCCAAGCTTGGCTTTATCATTTACAAGTGAATGAGCAACATTTTTACCTCGCAGACAGCGATGCACGGATCGTAAAAGGCTTAATCGCCGTATTACTAGTGGCAACCCAAGGCAAAACAAGCCAACAAATTGCTGCTTTTGATGTCAATCAATACTTCGACACATTAGGCTTAAGTGGGCAACTCAGCCCCTCACGTACCAATGGCTTACATGCACTTGCTAACGTCATAAAAGACAGCGCCGCATAA